TACAGCGCAGGTGCGGGCACGCATGGTCGACCGGGTCTGGTTCGTCGGCTCGAATGCCACGACCGCGCCGCAGATCGAGGCCGGCTTCCGGGAAATGCTCGGGTTGCTCGACGCGCATCTGGCAACGCGTCGCTACTTGTTCGGCGGACGGCCGGCCTACGGCGATTTCGGTCTCTGGGGGCAGTTCTATGAGATGTGGACCGATCCGACCGTGGGCGCCTTGATCGGCGGCAACGCGCCGCATGTGCTCGACTGGGTGCACCGCATGCTGTGGCCACGCAACGAAGGCGCGTTCGAAACATGGACCGCGCTGGCGCCGACCCTGATGCCGATCCTGACTAAACAGGTCGGGCGGCAATTCTGGACCTGGACGCTGGCCAACGAGAAGGCGCTGGCGGAAGGCAAGGACGAATTCAGCGTCCCGCTCGGCGACAAGGTCTGGATCCAGAAGCCGCAAAAATATCACGCCCGCTCGCTCGGCATGCTGCGCGCGAAATACGCCGAGATAGCCGACAAGCGGGATCTCGACCTGATCCTCGCCGCGGCA
The Bradyrhizobium sp. KBS0727 genome window above contains:
- a CDS encoding glutathione S-transferase family protein yields the protein MVDKDLADGYRVIGAEMSPYSVKVRSYFRYKGIPHQWVLRNAASQPEFEKFAKMPIIPLVVTPDGTGIQDSTPIIDRIEKLHPDPSVHPSEPVTQFISALIEEFGDEWGNKWMFHYRWARDVDQISSAGRIARMRAPGASEQEHDAFTAQVRARMVDRVWFVGSNATTAPQIEAGFREMLGLLDAHLATRRYLFGGRPAYGDFGLWGQFYEMWTDPTVGALIGGNAPHVLDWVHRMLWPRNEGAFETWTALAPTLMPILTKQVGRQFWTWTLANEKALAEGKDEFSVPLGDKVWIQKPQKYHARSLGMLRAKYAEIADKRDLDLILAAAGCLAGLRA